The proteins below are encoded in one region of Archocentrus centrarchus isolate MPI-CPG fArcCen1 chromosome 13, fArcCen1, whole genome shotgun sequence:
- the LOC115789994 gene encoding extracellular calcium-sensing receptor-like gives MMAMVFTVEEINRNSSLLPGVKLGYRIMDSCNHIHNSLQGLFSLLSYPKAVMSEAEKSETENSGIEMKSSTCLYYSPVSAVIGLASSSPTRAVAQTLGPFKIPLVSYFATCTCLTDKHLYPSFLRTVPSDVFQVRGIVQLVTYFGWFWVGTVGTTDDYSLYGIQAFSTQFAEQGGCVAFHRTIPTSPTVAEIQEMADKLQSSTARVVVVFATEVELLDLFLEGTLGFSFPGVTIPGFKEFLLNVRPSPKPGIEFVNIFWEEHFRCKLEFERDRAKEYEANATVCTGSEDLRSDSSYSDVSQVRISYNVYKAVYAIAHALHTFLNCDSAGLNEGLCGKHNSFANGQFLQHLKMVNFTNQFNEKVYFDSNGEPVPLYDIINWQKDNKDEMRFIKVGSYDGSAPQGQQLQMMKSTIVWTKGDSQVPVSQCSAPCPPGNRQATRRGEPKCCFDCLPCADGEISNQTGSTECTKCPEYYWSDKERVKCIAGSEEFLSFYDTMGIILVVLTLLGFILTTIITIVFHSFRYTPIVKANNSEISFLLLLSLKLCFLCSLVFIGEPSWWTCRLRQAAFGISFVLCLSCLLVKTIVVLLAFRTNVPGSRGLKLFGSSQQRILIICTTAPQIFLCTGWVLGAPPFPFRNPNYLASIGKIVVECKEPWPPGFYLLLGYIGLLAFVSLLLAFLGRKLPDTFNEAKFITFSMLIFWAVWISFIPAYVSSPGKFSVAVEIFAILASSFGVLLCIFLPKCYIILLHPERNVKKGMTGKYHR, from the exons ATGATGGCTATGGTGTTTACAGTGGAGGAAATTAACCGTAACTCAAGCCTGTTACCAGGTGTTAAACTGGGCTACCGAATTATGGACAGCTGTAACCATATCCACAACAGCCTGCAAGGTCTTTTTAGTTTACTCAGTTACCCTAAAGCTGTCATGAGTGAGGCagaaaaatctgaaactgaaaacagtGGTATTGAAATGAAG TCTTCCACATGTCTGTATTATTCTCCTGTGTCTGCTGTGATTGGTCTCGCATCCTCTTCCCCTACAAGAGCTGTAGCTCAGACACTTGGCCCATTCAAGATACCACTG gTTAGTTATTTTGCCACTTGTACGTGTCTCACTGACAAGCATTTGTACCCATCATTCTTGAGAACTGTGCCAAGTGATGTCTTTCAAGTTAGAGGTATTGTACAGCTTGTCACTTACTTTGGCTGGTTCTGGGTGGGCACAGTAGGGACTACG GATGACTACAGTCTTTATGGGATCCAAGCATTTTCTACTCAGTTTGCAGAACAAGGTGGGTGTGTAGCATTTCATCGCACTATCCCAACATCACCCACAGTAGCTGAGATACAAGAAATGGCAGACAAACTGCAGAGTTCAACTGCTCGTGTTGTTGTGGTCTTTGCCACGGAAGTGGAACTGCTAGATTTGTTCCTAGAA GGAACACTGGGTTTTTCATTCCCTGGAGTCACCATCCCTGGCTTTAAAGAGTTTCTTTTGAATGTCCGACCCTCTCCCAAACCAGGGATAGAATTTGTTAATATTTTCTGGGAGGAACATTTTCGGTGTAAACTTGAATTTGAAAGAGACAGAGCCAAAGAATATGAAGCAAATGCT ACTGTATGCACCGGTTCAGAGGATCTGAGATCTGACAGCAGTTACAGTGATGTGTCTCAGGTCCGAATATCCTATAATGTATATAAAGCTGTGTATGCCATTGCCCACGCTCTGCACACTTTTTTGAACTGTGATTCTGCAGGACTTAATGAGGGATTGTGTGGGAAGCACAACTCATTTGCGAATGGTCAG TTTCTTCAGCATCTAAAAATGGTGAATTTCACCAACCAGTTTAATGAAAAAGTATATTTTGACTCCAATGGAGAGCCAGTCCCTCTTTATGACATAATTAACTGGCAGAAGGACAACAAAGATGAAATGAG ATTCATCAAAGTTGGAAGCTATGATGGTTCAGCTCCACAGGGACAACAGCTGCAGATGATGAAGAGCACTATTGTGTGGACAAAAGGAGACTCGCAG GTTCCCGTATCTCAGTGTAGTGCTCCATGTCCCCCTGGCAACAGGCAGGCCACACGCCGAGGAGAGCCCAAATGCTGCTTTGACTGTTTGCCCTGTGCAGATGGAGAGATCAGCAACCAGACTG GTTCCACCGAGTGCACAAAATGTCCTGAGTACTACTGGTCAGACAAAGAAAGGGTGAAATGTATTGCAGGATCGGAAGAATTCCTCTCTTTCTATGACACCATGGGTATCATCCTTGTTGTTCTCACCTTGCTGGGCTTCATCCTGACAACCATCATCACCATCGTCTTTCACAGTTTCCGCTATACACCCATCGTGAAGGCCAACAACTCCGAAATCAGTTTCTtgcttctcctgtcactcaAGCTCTGTTTCCTGTGTTCTCTGGTGTTCATTGGTGAGCCATCTTGGTGGACATGTAGGCTCCGCCAGGCAGCATTTGGGATCAGCTTTGTCCTGTGTCTGTCCTGCCTACTTGTTAAGACCATTGTGGTCCTCCTGGCTTTCCGAACAAACGTACCTGGTTCCAGGGGTCTGAAGCTGTTCGGTTCATCTCAGCAGAGGATTCTGATCATCTGTACTACAGCTCCCCAG ATTTTTCTTTGTACTGGCTGGGTGTTGGGAGCACCTCCCTTTCCATTCAGGAACCCAAATTACCTTGCTTCAATTGGAAAA ATTGTTGTGGAGTGTAAAGAGCCGTGGCCTCCTGGATTTTACCTGCTCCTTGGTTACATTGGCCTGCTGGCCTTTGTCTCCCTCCTCCTGGCATTCCTTGGACGAAAGCTACCGGATACATTCAACGAAGCGAAGTTCATCACCTTCAGCATGCTGATTTTCTGGGCTGTGTGGATTTCTTTCATCCCAGCTTATGTCAGCTCTCCTGGGAAATTCTCTGTGGCAGTGGAAATATTTGCTATATTAGCCTCCAGTTTTGGAGTGttactgtgtatttttctgcCCAAATGTTACATCATTTTACTGCACCCTGAGAGGAATGTTAAGAAAGGCATGACTGGAAaatatcacagataa
- the LOC115790004 gene encoding extracellular calcium-sensing receptor-like, with the protein MLCRNHSTTTTANLKWRLAVGECKCTFLHHLKMINFTNQFDEKVYFDLNGEPVPRYDIINWQKDSKDEMRFIKVGTYDGSALYGQQLQIRKSTIVWTKGESQVPLSQCSAPCPPGSRQATRRGEPKCCFDCLPCADGEISNQTGSTKCTKCPEYYWSDKEKVKCVAGVEEFLSFYDTMGIILVVLTLLGFILTTIITIVFHSFRYTPIVKANNSEISFLLLLSLKLCFLCSLVFIGQPSWWTCRLRQAAFGISFVLCLSCLLVKTIVVLLAFRTNVPGSRGRKLFGSSQQRILITCTLFPQICLCTGWMLGAPSFPFRNPNYQPSTGKIVVECKEPWPPGFYLLLGYTGLLAFVCLLLAFLGRKLPDTFNEAKLITFSMLIFWAVWISFIPAYISSPGKFSVAVEIFAILASSFGLLLCIFVPKCYIILLQPERNIKKGVTGKYSR; encoded by the exons ATGTTGTGTCGAAACCACAGCACAACTACAACGGCAAACCTCAAATGGCGTCTTGCAGTGGGTGAGTGCAAGTGTACT ttCCTTCATCATCTGAAGATGATAAATTTCACCAACCAGTTTGATGAGAAAGTATATTTCGACCTGAATGGCGAGCCAGTCCCTCGGTATGACATCATTAACTGGCAGAAGGACAGCAAGGATGAAATGAG ATTTATCAAAGTTGGAACATATGATGGTTCAGCTCTGTATGGACAACAGTTGCAGATAAGGAAGAGCACTATTGTATGGACAAAAGGAGAGTCACAG GTTCCTTTATCTCAGTGTAGTGCTCCATGTCCACCTGGCAGCAGGCAGGCCACACGCCGAGGAGAGCCCAAATGCTGCTTTGACTGTTTGCCCTGTGCAGATGGAGAAATCAGCAACCAGACCG GTTCCACCAAGTGCACAAAATGTCCTGAGTACTACTGGTCAGACAAAGAGAAAGTGAAATGTGTCGCAGGGGTAGAAGAATTCCTCTCTTTCTATGACACCATGGGTATCATCCTTGTTGTTCTCACTCTGCTGGGTTTCATCCTGACAACCATCATCACCATTGTCTTTCACAGTTTCCGCTATACACCCATCGTGAAGGCCAACAACTCTGAAATAAGCTTCTtgcttctcctgtcactcaAGCTCTGTTTCCTGTGTTCTCTGGTGTTCATTGGTCAGCCATCTTGGTGGACATGTAGGCTCCGCCAGGCAGCATTTGGGATCAGCTTTGTCCTGTGTCTGTCCTGCCTCCTTGTTAAGACCATTGTGGTCCTTCTGGCTTTCCGAACAAACGTACCTGGTTCCAGGGGTCGGAAGCTGTTTGGTTCATCTCAACAGAGGATTCTGATCACATGTACACTGTTTCCTCAG ATCTGTCTCTGTACTGGCTGGATGCTGGGAGCACCTTCCTTTCCATTCAGGAATCCAAACTACCAACCTTCAACTGGAAAA ATTGTTGTGGAGTGTAAAGAGCCATGGCCTCCTGGATTTTATCTGCTCCTTGGTTACACTGGCCTGCTGGCCTTTGTCTGCCTCCTCCTGGCATTCCTCGGACGAAAGCTACCGGATACATTCAACGAAGCAAAGCTCATCACCTTCAGCATGCTGATTTTCTGGGCTGTGTGGATTTCTTTCATCCCAGCTTATATCAGCTCTCCTGGGAAATTTTCTGTGGCAGTGGAAATATTTGCTATATTAGCGTCCAGTTTTGGACTGTTACTCTGTATTTTTGTGCCTAAATGTTACATCATTTTACTGCAGCCAGAGAGAAATATCAAGAAAGGCGTGACTGGAAAATATTCAAGATGA
- the LOC115790005 gene encoding extracellular calcium-sensing receptor-like — MCTSMLFQFDRRNVTGIQWIASEAWVTSSHLASPQFHPLLEGTLGFSIPGVSIPGLKEFLLNVRPSPKPGMEFINMFWEEHFSCKLDFERVRAQKYEANAVDNFTAIDAFHHKPGSQKNSDYNLGLTIGQKRLFNLSADKNGEDAMKKPVCTGSEDLRYTNSSYSDVSQVRISYNVYKAVYAIAHALHSFLNCDSAGPNKGLCEKTSSFATGQVFKSTFMLLFFFT, encoded by the coding sequence ATGTGTACATCTATGCTTTTCCAGTTTGACCGGAGGAATGTGACAGGGATACAGTGGATAGCCAGCGAAGCCTGGGTGACCTCTAGTCATCTGGCCTCACCCCAATTCCACCCTCTCCTAGAGGGAACTCTGGGTTTTTCTATCCCTGGAGTCAGCATACCTGGCTTAAAAGAGTTTCTTTTGAATGTCCGCCCCTCTCCCAAGCCAGGGATGGAATTTATTAATATGTTCTGGGAAGAACATTTCAGTTGTAAGCTTGATTTTGAAAGAGTCAGAGCCCAAAAATATGAAGCAAATGCTGTGGATAACTTCACTGCTATAGATGCTTTTCATCACAAACCAGGCTCTCAAAAAAATTCTGACTACAACCTTGGGCTTACTATTGGACAAAAAAGATTATTCAATTTGTCAGCAGATAAAAATGGTGAAGATGCTATGAAAAAACCTGTATGTACAGGTTCAGAGGATCTGAGATACACTAACAGCAGTTACAGTGATGTGTCTCAGGTCAGAATTTCCTATAATGTGTACAAAGCTGTGTACGCCATTGCCCATGCTCTGCATAGTTTTTTGAACTGTGATTCTGCAGGACCTAACAAGGGATTGTGTGAAAAGACCAGCTCATTTGCAACTGGTCAGGTATTTAAATCAACattcatgttgttgtttttttttacttga